The following are encoded together in the Streptomyces sp. NBC_00341 genome:
- a CDS encoding helix-turn-helix domain-containing protein: MSEHLGDKLSRLRRLSNLTQEDLAEKSGVSVDVVRKLEQRRKGSARLPTLHALAGGLGVELTTLLGDPPGVPSTGEADPPQLVAVRRAVHPLMFAPPQESDGAEMLTSDLLSAEVADAWSMYHSAEFPQLLNLLPGILADARLAASKDADGGQSALGKAFQLAGHLSIRLGKLDLALAALERAIVAAEASEDPLLVPMICNSLAWAYQRSNRLDDATAIALYAADSLERDGLTNDASGLRVWGGLTMSAATSYARRDDYERADEMMRAAETAAGRLAKMPPTEGDGRLLSVFSKSSVRIERVRLAVQHSRPEEALRLAKGMRLSKDTPPSWRTWLLLDVARAHTDLGDAEGAVKALESLRRVAPTWMRHHTLAVAIVSDLQELPSHPAGLRVLAEFLGVEK; this comes from the coding sequence GTGAGCGAGCATCTCGGAGACAAGCTGAGCCGCCTCCGTCGGCTGTCGAATCTGACACAGGAAGATCTGGCGGAAAAGTCAGGCGTGTCGGTTGATGTCGTCCGAAAGCTGGAGCAGAGGCGGAAGGGGTCTGCACGCCTGCCCACCCTGCACGCACTGGCGGGTGGGCTGGGCGTCGAACTGACGACGCTGCTGGGTGATCCGCCCGGAGTCCCGTCGACGGGGGAGGCCGACCCGCCGCAACTAGTGGCCGTGCGACGAGCCGTGCACCCGCTCATGTTCGCACCGCCGCAGGAATCTGATGGGGCGGAGATGCTCACGTCCGACCTCCTGAGCGCTGAGGTCGCAGACGCATGGTCCATGTACCACTCGGCAGAGTTCCCGCAGCTTCTCAACCTGCTGCCCGGAATTCTTGCCGACGCCCGGCTGGCGGCCTCTAAGGACGCCGACGGAGGGCAATCAGCGCTCGGTAAGGCTTTCCAGCTGGCCGGGCACCTGAGTATCCGGCTGGGCAAGCTGGACCTTGCCCTTGCCGCCCTTGAGCGCGCCATAGTTGCCGCGGAGGCGTCGGAGGACCCGCTCCTTGTCCCGATGATCTGCAACTCCCTGGCGTGGGCCTATCAGCGGTCCAACCGGCTGGACGATGCGACGGCCATCGCCCTGTACGCCGCTGACAGCCTGGAGCGGGACGGGCTCACCAATGACGCGTCGGGGCTGCGGGTGTGGGGTGGCCTGACGATGAGCGCCGCCACCTCGTACGCCAGACGTGACGACTACGAACGCGCTGACGAGATGATGCGCGCCGCGGAGACGGCTGCCGGCCGACTTGCGAAGATGCCGCCCACAGAGGGCGACGGGCGCCTTCTGTCCGTCTTCAGTAAGTCGTCGGTCCGCATTGAGCGCGTACGCCTGGCCGTCCAGCACAGCCGCCCGGAGGAAGCTCTCCGCCTTGCGAAGGGAATGCGGCTGAGCAAGGATACGCCGCCCTCCTGGCGGACCTGGCTGCTTTTGGACGTGGCGCGGGCACACACCGACCTAGGAGACGCGGAAGGAGCTGTAAAGGCCCTTGAGAGCCTCCGCCGGGTCGC
- a CDS encoding aminoglycoside N(3)-acetyltransferase, producing MSTAYAPSVSAVPHSRARLSRELAALGVERGGVLMVHASLSAVGAVDGGADAVGAALRQALGPEGTLVVPSFTPENSDTSPQYRARVHGLGEREREAVRAAMPAFDPAITAAPSMGRLSEAVRRSPGSVRSAHPQTSFAALGPLAGHVVGDHRPDCHLGEDSPLARLHELRAQVLLLGTGFGSCTAFHLAEYRVPSPPRRTYRCVVRDGDGRRWWEYEDVALEDGDFARLGADFVRSDRGAAVRTAAVGSTTGRLFRFPAAVAFALGWLPAHRCRVLAPTSNALR from the coding sequence GTGAGTACCGCCTACGCCCCGAGCGTGTCCGCCGTCCCCCACAGCCGGGCCCGCCTGTCCCGTGAACTCGCCGCGCTCGGCGTCGAGCGGGGCGGCGTACTGATGGTGCACGCGTCGCTGAGCGCGGTGGGGGCGGTCGACGGTGGTGCGGACGCGGTCGGCGCCGCGCTGCGGCAGGCGCTGGGCCCGGAGGGCACGCTGGTGGTCCCTTCCTTCACCCCGGAGAACTCCGACACCTCCCCGCAGTACCGCGCCCGGGTCCACGGCCTCGGAGAGCGGGAGCGGGAGGCCGTGCGGGCGGCGATGCCCGCGTTCGACCCGGCGATCACAGCGGCCCCGTCGATGGGCCGGCTCTCCGAAGCGGTGCGCCGCTCCCCCGGCTCGGTCCGCAGCGCCCATCCGCAGACCTCCTTCGCCGCCCTGGGCCCGCTGGCCGGCCACGTGGTGGGGGACCACCGCCCGGACTGCCACCTCGGCGAGGACTCCCCGCTGGCCCGCCTTCACGAACTGCGGGCGCAGGTCCTGCTGCTCGGCACCGGATTCGGCTCCTGCACCGCGTTCCACCTCGCGGAGTACCGCGTGCCGTCGCCGCCCCGTCGCACGTATCGCTGTGTGGTGCGGGACGGCGACGGGCGACGGTGGTGGGAGTACGAGGACGTGGCCCTGGAGGACGGCGACTTCGCGCGACTGGGTGCGGACTTCGTACGGTCGGACCGGGGCGCTGCCGTCCGCACCGCCGCGGTGGGCTCCACCACGGGCCGGCTGTTCCGCTTTCCGGCAGCGGTCGCCTTCGCCCTGGGGTGGTTGCCGGCGCATCGCTGCCGCGTCCTCGCGCCGACGTCGAACGCCCTGCGGTAG
- a CDS encoding YbaK/EbsC family protein: MRAPIGSFEDACPAAERLELLTAPVAAAVREGWGGFPAEQIIHVDTDPEIADTAAFVEHHGADLLNCSANCVVVAGKRGGEVTLAACLVLSHSRVDVNGVVRRHLDARKVRFASMDTAVGDTGMEYGGITPVGLPAGWPLLIDPAVVDQEWVLIGSGSRRGKLIMPGKALAALPGAVVVAGLGIGG, encoded by the coding sequence ATGCGCGCACCCATCGGCTCCTTCGAGGATGCCTGTCCCGCGGCCGAACGCCTCGAACTGCTCACCGCCCCGGTGGCCGCAGCGGTCCGGGAGGGCTGGGGAGGCTTCCCCGCCGAGCAGATCATCCACGTCGACACCGACCCCGAGATCGCTGACACGGCGGCGTTCGTCGAGCACCACGGGGCCGATCTGCTGAACTGCTCGGCCAACTGTGTCGTCGTGGCCGGAAAGCGCGGGGGAGAGGTCACCCTGGCTGCCTGTCTGGTGCTGTCCCACTCCCGCGTCGATGTGAACGGAGTCGTCCGCCGGCACCTCGACGCCCGCAAGGTGCGGTTCGCCTCGATGGACACGGCGGTCGGCGACACGGGAATGGAGTACGGCGGCATCACGCCCGTCGGACTCCCGGCAGGCTGGCCCCTGTTGATCGATCCCGCCGTCGTTGACCAGGAATGGGTCCTGATCGGCAGTGGCAGCCGGCGGGGCAAGCTGATCATGCCGGGCAAGGCGCTGGCGGCGCTGCCGGGGGCTGTCGTCGTGGCGGGTCTTGGTATCGGCGGCTGA
- a CDS encoding helix-turn-helix domain-containing protein: MTDLDQLTQSLARNLKRWRGERGFTLDALATRAGVSRGMIIQIEQARTNPSVGTTVKLADALGVAITTLLDHEQGSPVRLVPADQAVRMWSTEAGSATTLLVGTEARGPLELWHWRLAPGDGSTSDPHPEGTVELLHVTTGELTLVVDGASYTVPAGTSATFEAHHRHAYRNEGSEPVEVTMAVSVPPVR; this comes from the coding sequence GTGACTGATCTCGACCAGCTGACCCAGTCGCTCGCGCGCAACCTCAAGCGCTGGCGCGGGGAGCGGGGCTTCACTCTGGACGCCCTCGCCACCCGCGCCGGGGTCAGTCGCGGCATGATCATCCAGATCGAGCAGGCCCGCACCAACCCGAGCGTCGGTACGACGGTCAAGCTCGCCGACGCGCTCGGCGTCGCCATCACCACGCTGCTCGACCACGAACAGGGCTCCCCGGTCCGGCTGGTCCCCGCGGACCAGGCCGTACGCATGTGGTCCACGGAGGCCGGGAGCGCCACCACCCTGCTGGTGGGCACCGAGGCCCGGGGCCCGCTGGAACTCTGGCACTGGCGGCTGGCGCCCGGTGACGGCAGCACATCGGACCCGCACCCCGAGGGCACCGTCGAACTGCTCCACGTCACGACGGGCGAACTCACCCTGGTCGTCGACGGCGCCTCGTACACCGTCCCCGCCGGAACCTCCGCGACGTTCGAGGCGCACCACCGCCACGCCTACCGCAACGAGGGCTCCGAGCCCGTCGAAGTCACCATGGCCGTGTCCGTCCCGCCCGTCAGATGA
- a CDS encoding acyltransferase: protein MPKNRDTVSSLTAWRRRALSGAVHRCWRWVREAGAVTAAHPGGLRFGRIGEGTRLAFPQGTVFGERWIELGNHCVIGEQVTLTAGLMPDLDLGADPILTLGNGVVLGRGSHVVADTTVTIGSDTYCGPYVYITSTNHSYDDPQQPVGRQWPRMEPVAIGPGCWIGTGAVILPGARLGRNVVVAAGAVVRGEVPDHAVVAGAPARVVRSWDPDKGWQPPLRTPAPVPIPEGVTPEQLLAVAELDES from the coding sequence GTGCCGAAGAACAGAGACACGGTCTCCTCCCTGACCGCCTGGCGGCGGCGCGCCCTGTCGGGGGCCGTCCACCGCTGCTGGCGCTGGGTCCGGGAGGCGGGCGCGGTGACGGCAGCGCATCCCGGCGGGCTGCGGTTCGGCCGGATCGGCGAGGGCACCCGGCTCGCCTTCCCGCAGGGCACGGTCTTCGGGGAACGGTGGATCGAGCTCGGCAACCACTGCGTCATCGGCGAACAGGTCACCCTCACGGCGGGTCTCATGCCCGATCTGGACCTCGGCGCCGATCCGATCCTGACCCTGGGCAACGGAGTGGTGCTCGGCCGGGGCAGCCATGTCGTCGCGGACACCACGGTGACGATCGGCTCCGACACCTACTGCGGGCCGTACGTCTACATCACCTCGACCAACCACAGCTACGACGATCCGCAGCAGCCGGTCGGCCGGCAGTGGCCGCGGATGGAACCGGTCGCCATCGGCCCCGGCTGCTGGATCGGCACCGGAGCGGTGATCCTCCCGGGCGCCCGGCTCGGCCGCAACGTGGTCGTGGCCGCCGGCGCGGTGGTCCGCGGCGAGGTGCCCGACCACGCGGTGGTGGCCGGCGCCCCCGCCCGCGTCGTACGCAGCTGGGACCCGGACAAGGGCTGGCAGCCGCCCCTGCGCACGCCGGCCCCGGTGCCGATCCCGGAGGGCGTGACGCCCGAACAGCTGCTGGCCGTGGCGGAGCTCGACGAGAGCTGA
- a CDS encoding gamma carbonic anhydrase family protein gives MAEQALITAMGGQEPDIDPSAFTAPTSVVIGEVTMAAGSSVWYHAVLRADCGPIVIGAGSNIQDNCSVHVDPGFPVTVGERVSVGHNAVLHGCTVEDDVLIGMGATVLNGAHIGTGSLVAAQALVPQGMRVPPGSLVAGVPAKVKRPLTQEELDGVKFNAVGYVELAKAHRAAFED, from the coding sequence ATGGCAGAACAGGCGTTGATCACCGCAATGGGAGGTCAGGAGCCGGACATCGACCCGTCCGCCTTCACCGCACCGACGTCGGTCGTGATCGGTGAGGTCACCATGGCGGCCGGTTCCAGCGTCTGGTACCACGCGGTGCTGCGGGCGGACTGCGGCCCCATCGTCATCGGCGCCGGTTCCAACATCCAGGACAACTGCAGCGTCCACGTCGATCCCGGCTTCCCGGTCACGGTCGGCGAGCGCGTCTCCGTCGGGCACAACGCGGTGCTCCACGGCTGCACCGTCGAGGACGACGTGCTGATCGGCATGGGGGCCACCGTCCTGAACGGCGCGCACATCGGCACCGGCTCGCTGGTCGCCGCCCAGGCGCTGGTCCCGCAGGGGATGCGGGTGCCGCCGGGCTCGCTGGTCGCGGGCGTGCCCGCCAAGGTCAAGCGGCCGCTGACCCAGGAGGAGCTCGACGGCGTGAAGTTCAACGCGGTCGGCTACGTGGAGCTGGCGAAGGCACACCGCGCGGCGTTCGAGGACTGA
- a CDS encoding DedA family protein: MHIQEWLETVPAISVYLLVGIVIGVESLGIPLPGEVVLISAALLAAGHDGINPWILGGCATAGAVIGDSIGYAIGRKGGRPMLAWLGGKFPRHFGESQIATAERSFQKWGMWAVFFGRFVALLRIFAGPLAGVLHMPYWKFLTANVLGGIIWAGGTTAVIYSVGVVAEDWLKRFSYLGLAIAVLIGLGSMLVVRNRAKKAAARSAAQPAAEPGTVPAAD; this comes from the coding sequence TTGCACATCCAGGAGTGGCTGGAGACCGTCCCCGCGATCAGCGTCTACCTCCTGGTGGGCATCGTCATCGGCGTGGAGAGCCTCGGCATCCCGCTGCCGGGCGAGGTCGTCCTGATCAGCGCGGCTCTGCTGGCCGCGGGGCACGACGGCATCAACCCGTGGATCCTGGGTGGCTGCGCGACGGCCGGGGCGGTGATCGGTGACTCGATCGGCTATGCCATCGGCCGCAAGGGCGGACGTCCGATGCTGGCCTGGCTCGGCGGGAAGTTCCCCCGCCACTTCGGCGAGAGCCAGATCGCCACGGCGGAACGCTCGTTCCAGAAGTGGGGCATGTGGGCGGTCTTCTTCGGCCGTTTCGTCGCACTGCTGCGCATCTTCGCGGGACCGCTCGCCGGTGTCCTGCACATGCCGTACTGGAAGTTCCTGACCGCCAACGTGCTCGGCGGGATCATCTGGGCGGGCGGCACCACGGCCGTCATCTACTCGGTGGGTGTCGTCGCGGAGGACTGGCTCAAGCGGTTCTCGTACCTGGGACTGGCGATCGCGGTCCTGATCGGACTCGGCTCGATGCTGGTCGTCAGGAACCGGGCCAAGAAGGCGGCCGCACGGTCCGCCGCGCAGCCCGCGGCCGAACCGGGAACCGTACCGGCGGCCGACTGA
- a CDS encoding DUF4442 domain-containing protein: protein MTAGEMVAATVPMVRTLNLEFLESTAERAVVRLPDQADFHNHLGGPHAGAMFTLAESASGAIVIAAFGDQLTRAVPLAVKAEIGYQKLAMGDVTATATLGRPAAEVVAELDEGKRPEFPVAIRIQRADGAVTGEMTVVWTLRPNA from the coding sequence ATGACCGCGGGCGAGATGGTCGCCGCGACGGTTCCGATGGTCCGGACCCTCAACCTCGAATTCCTGGAGTCCACCGCCGAACGCGCGGTGGTCCGTCTGCCGGACCAGGCGGACTTCCACAACCATCTCGGTGGACCGCACGCCGGGGCGATGTTCACGCTGGCGGAATCGGCGAGCGGCGCGATAGTCATCGCCGCGTTCGGGGACCAGCTGACGCGCGCCGTCCCGCTCGCGGTGAAGGCGGAGATCGGCTACCAGAAGCTGGCCATGGGGGATGTCACCGCGACCGCCACCCTCGGCAGGCCGGCGGCCGAAGTCGTCGCAGAACTGGACGAGGGCAAGCGGCCCGAGTTCCCCGTGGCCATCCGGATCCAGCGCGCGGACGGCGCGGTGACCGGCGAGATGACGGTGGTCTGGACGCTGCGCCCGAACGCCTGA
- a CDS encoding MFS transporter: MTAADLAPPSARPSRAGRNYRLLTAAAIITGLGTNGALIAAAFAVLESGGDAGDVGLVAAARTAPLVLFLLIGGAVADRLPRHRVMVAANTLNCVSQAVFAWLVLAGDARLWQMMVLTALCGTGQAFFNPAAEGMLMSTVSGEQASRAFALFRMSMQGAAIGGAALGGAMIAAMDPGWVLAIDAAAFAVAGALRSFLDVSHIPARAPGGGLLADLRDGWQEFVGRTWLWAVVAQFSVVVAAVGAAEAVYGPLVARDELGGARPWGLALAAFGVGTLGGAVLMMRWKPRRLLLAGTLCVFPLALPSAGLAVPLPVAGLCAVMFVSGAAIEVFGVSWMTALHQEIPEEKLSRVSAYDWFGSVAMVPLATALAGPVESLVGRSQALWGCAALVVLVTGAVLFVPDVRNLTRRTAPTEVVAKGAPASADAEGAVGRLG, translated from the coding sequence GTGACAGCCGCCGACCTCGCACCCCCATCGGCCCGCCCCTCCCGGGCGGGCCGCAATTACCGGCTGCTGACCGCCGCCGCGATCATCACGGGCCTGGGCACCAACGGCGCGCTGATCGCGGCGGCGTTCGCGGTTCTGGAGTCGGGCGGCGACGCCGGTGACGTCGGGCTGGTGGCCGCCGCCAGGACCGCGCCGCTGGTCCTCTTCCTGCTGATCGGCGGGGCGGTCGCGGACCGGCTGCCGCGCCACCGCGTGATGGTGGCGGCCAACACCCTCAACTGTGTCTCGCAGGCCGTCTTCGCCTGGCTGGTGCTGGCCGGTGACGCCCGGCTGTGGCAGATGATGGTGCTCACCGCGCTCTGCGGCACCGGGCAGGCCTTCTTCAACCCGGCCGCGGAGGGCATGCTGATGTCCACGGTCAGCGGCGAACAGGCGAGCCGCGCGTTCGCCCTCTTCCGGATGTCCATGCAGGGCGCCGCCATCGGCGGTGCGGCGCTCGGCGGCGCCATGATCGCCGCGATGGACCCTGGCTGGGTACTGGCCATCGACGCGGCCGCCTTCGCGGTGGCCGGAGCCCTGCGCTCGTTCCTCGACGTGAGCCACATCCCCGCGCGCGCACCCGGTGGCGGGCTGCTCGCCGATCTCCGGGACGGCTGGCAGGAGTTCGTCGGCCGCACCTGGCTCTGGGCCGTGGTGGCGCAGTTCTCCGTGGTCGTCGCCGCGGTCGGGGCCGCGGAGGCGGTGTACGGGCCGCTGGTCGCCAGGGACGAACTCGGCGGCGCCCGCCCCTGGGGCCTCGCGCTCGCCGCGTTCGGCGTCGGCACCCTGGGCGGCGCGGTGCTGATGATGCGGTGGAAGCCGCGGCGGCTGCTGCTGGCCGGGACGCTCTGCGTCTTCCCGCTGGCCCTGCCCTCCGCAGGGCTCGCCGTGCCCCTCCCGGTGGCCGGGCTCTGCGCGGTGATGTTCGTCAGCGGCGCCGCCATCGAGGTGTTCGGCGTGTCCTGGATGACGGCCCTGCATCAGGAGATTCCGGAGGAGAAGCTGTCGCGGGTCTCGGCGTACGACTGGTTCGGCTCCGTGGCCATGGTGCCGCTCGCCACCGCGCTCGCCGGTCCGGTGGAGTCGCTGGTCGGGCGCAGCCAGGCGCTGTGGGGCTGCGCCGCGCTGGTCGTCCTGGTCACCGGCGCGGTGCTGTTCGTGCCGGACGTGCGCAACCTGACGCGCAGAACCGCCCCCACCGAGGTGGTGGCGAAGGGCGCCCCGGCGTCAGCCGATGCCGAAGGAGCCGTCGGGCGGCTCGGGTGA
- a CDS encoding spermidine synthase, whose translation MNESIPVIRDVDLGTARLLPDVDRERAWLLTVDGAPQSYVDLDAPEHLEFEYTRRLGHVVDCAAEPGAPLDVLHLGGGALTLPRYVAATRPGSRQDVAEADRGLLALVAEHLPLPDGSRIAVHGADAREHLEATAPGSVDVLVADVFGGSRVPAHLTTLPYARAAARALRADGIYAANLADGAPFDFLRPQLATFAAVFEELAVIAEPAVLRGRRFGNVVLVASRTPLDTAALIRRCAADAFPARVEYGVAVAGLVRGAGPVGDDEAVDSPEPPDGSFGIG comes from the coding sequence GTGAACGAGTCGATACCGGTCATCCGCGACGTGGACCTGGGTACCGCCAGACTGCTCCCCGACGTGGACCGGGAGCGGGCCTGGCTGCTGACTGTTGACGGGGCGCCCCAGTCGTACGTCGACCTGGACGCTCCGGAACACCTTGAGTTCGAGTACACGAGACGGCTCGGCCATGTCGTGGACTGCGCCGCGGAACCGGGCGCACCGCTCGACGTGCTGCACCTCGGCGGCGGCGCCCTCACCCTGCCCCGCTACGTCGCGGCGACCCGCCCCGGATCCCGGCAGGACGTCGCGGAGGCCGACCGGGGCCTGCTCGCCCTCGTGGCCGAGCACCTTCCGCTTCCGGACGGCAGCCGGATCGCCGTGCACGGTGCGGACGCCCGCGAACACCTGGAGGCGACCGCACCCGGCTCCGTGGACGTCCTGGTCGCGGATGTCTTCGGCGGCTCGCGGGTGCCCGCCCACCTGACCACCCTGCCCTACGCGCGGGCCGCGGCGCGGGCGCTGCGTGCCGACGGGATCTACGCCGCCAACCTCGCCGACGGGGCGCCCTTCGACTTCCTGCGCCCGCAGCTGGCCACCTTCGCGGCCGTCTTCGAGGAGCTCGCGGTGATCGCGGAGCCCGCCGTACTGCGCGGCCGGCGCTTCGGCAACGTCGTCCTGGTCGCCTCCCGCACCCCGCTCGACACGGCCGCGCTGATCCGCCGTTGCGCCGCCGACGCGTTCCCCGCCCGCGTCGAGTACGGCGTCGCCGTGGCCGGGCTCGTCAGGGGCGCCGGGCCGGTCGGTGACGACGAGGCGGTCGACTCACCCGAGCCGCCCGACGGCTCCTTCGGCATCGGCTGA
- the tuf gene encoding elongation factor Tu, protein MSKTAYVRTKPHLNIGTMGHVDHGKTTLTAAITKVLSDRGTGTFVPFDRIDRAPEEAQRGITINIAHVEYETGTRHYAHVDMPGHADYIKNMVTGAAQLDGAILVVSALEGIMPQTAEHVLLARQVGVDHIVVALNKADAGDPELTDLVELEVRELLSAHGYGGDTVPVVRVSGLRALEGDPRWTGAVEALLDAVDTYVPMPVRYIDAPFLLPVENVLTITGRGTVVTGAVERGTVRVGDRVSVLGADIETVVTGLETFGKPMESAEAGDNVALLLRGVERDRVRRGHVVAAPGSVTPSRRFTAQVYVLSGREGGRTTPVATGYRPQFYIRTADVVGDVDLGAAAVARPGETVTMTVELGRDVPLETGLGFAIREGGRTIGAGTVTGLL, encoded by the coding sequence ATGTCCAAGACGGCATACGTGCGCACCAAGCCGCACCTCAACATCGGCACCATGGGCCACGTCGACCACGGCAAGACCACCCTCACCGCCGCCATCACCAAGGTCCTCAGCGACCGGGGCACCGGCACCTTCGTCCCGTTCGACCGCATCGACCGGGCCCCGGAGGAGGCGCAGCGCGGCATCACGATCAACATCGCGCACGTCGAGTACGAGACCGGCACCCGGCACTACGCGCACGTCGACATGCCAGGACACGCCGACTACATCAAGAACATGGTGACCGGTGCCGCCCAGCTCGACGGGGCGATCCTCGTCGTGTCGGCGCTCGAAGGGATCATGCCGCAGACCGCCGAGCACGTGCTGCTCGCCCGCCAGGTGGGCGTCGACCACATCGTCGTCGCCCTGAACAAGGCGGACGCGGGTGACCCCGAGCTGACCGACCTGGTCGAGCTGGAGGTGCGCGAGCTGCTGTCCGCGCACGGTTACGGCGGCGACACCGTGCCCGTCGTGCGGGTCTCCGGCCTGCGGGCGCTGGAGGGCGACCCGCGCTGGACGGGGGCGGTCGAGGCGTTGCTCGACGCCGTCGACACCTATGTACCGATGCCGGTGCGCTACATCGACGCGCCGTTCCTGCTGCCGGTGGAGAACGTCCTGACCATCACCGGCCGGGGCACGGTCGTCACCGGCGCGGTGGAGCGCGGCACCGTCCGCGTCGGCGACCGGGTGTCGGTGCTCGGCGCGGACATCGAGACCGTCGTCACCGGTCTGGAGACCTTCGGCAAGCCGATGGAGTCCGCGGAGGCCGGCGACAACGTCGCGCTGCTCCTGCGCGGGGTCGAGCGCGACCGGGTCCGCCGCGGTCACGTCGTGGCCGCGCCGGGCAGCGTCACCCCGAGCCGGCGCTTCACCGCGCAGGTGTACGTCCTGTCGGGGCGGGAGGGCGGCCGGACCACCCCGGTCGCCACCGGCTACCGGCCGCAGTTCTACATCCGCACCGCGGACGTCGTCGGTGACGTCGACCTCGGCGCGGCGGCGGTGGCGCGCCCCGGTGAGACGGTCACCATGACCGTCGAGCTGGGCCGGGACGTACCGCTGGAGACCGGCCTCGGCTTCGCCATCCGCGAGGGCGGCCGCACGATCGGGGCCGGTACGGTCACCGGGCTGCTCTGA
- a CDS encoding TVP38/TMEM64 family protein: MLDPAPATRPALGLSARCTRALFSPWSRFSLLVAVLLAAATTMLLLKPQRLLSSGWPAQLSGGAAAVVLFGLAYGVCTVAFVPRPLLNLAAGALFGTQAGLAAALAGTVLGAGVSFGLGRVLGQDALRTLLRGRWMRAADGQLSRHGFRSMLALRLFPGVPFAAANYCAAVSRMGYPPFLVATGLGSIPNTAAYVVAGSEASSPTSPAFLAAMGFIVLTGLGAAVVAWRRRHRLGAE, from the coding sequence ATGCTCGACCCCGCCCCGGCCACCCGGCCCGCCCTCGGTCTCTCCGCGCGCTGCACACGGGCGCTGTTCTCGCCCTGGTCCAGGTTCTCGCTGCTCGTGGCCGTGCTGCTGGCCGCCGCGACGACGATGCTGCTTCTCAAGCCCCAGCGGCTGCTCTCCTCGGGCTGGCCGGCCCAGCTGAGCGGCGGCGCCGCCGCGGTCGTGCTCTTCGGCCTCGCGTACGGCGTGTGCACGGTGGCGTTCGTACCGCGCCCGCTGCTCAATCTCGCCGCCGGGGCGCTGTTCGGTACTCAGGCCGGTCTCGCGGCGGCGCTGGCGGGCACGGTGCTCGGCGCGGGCGTCTCGTTCGGGCTGGGCAGGGTGCTGGGGCAGGACGCGCTCCGTACGCTGCTGCGCGGACGCTGGATGCGGGCGGCGGACGGACAGCTGAGCAGGCACGGATTCCGCTCGATGCTGGCGCTGCGGCTCTTCCCCGGAGTGCCCTTCGCCGCCGCCAACTACTGCGCCGCCGTGTCGCGCATGGGGTATCCCCCGTTCCTGGTGGCGACCGGTCTCGGCTCGATCCCGAACACGGCCGCGTACGTCGTGGCGGGGAGCGAGGCCTCCTCACCGACCTCACCCGCGTTCCTCGCGGCGATGGGGTTCATCGTGCTGACGGGGCTCGGCGCGGCGGTCGTCGCCTGGCGCAGGCGTCACCGGCTGGGCGCCGAGTGA
- a CDS encoding undecaprenyl-diphosphate phosphatase, with protein MSWFESFVLGLVQGLTEFLPISSSAHLRLTAAFAGWHDPGAAFTAITQIGTEAAVLIYFRKDIVRIVGAWFRSLTDRSMRSDHDAQMGWLVIVGSIPIGVLGVTFKDQIEGPFRDLRLIATTLIVMGIVLGVADRLAARDETGGKHRAVKERKSLKELGIKDGLIFGFCQAMALIPGVSRSGATISGGLLMGYTREAAARYSFLLAVPAVLASGVFELKDAGEGHVAWGPTIFATFIAFGVGYVVIAWFMKFITTKSFMPFVIYRIALGVALFVLVGAGSLSPHAGESAG; from the coding sequence ATGAGCTGGTTCGAATCCTTCGTCCTCGGCCTCGTTCAGGGACTGACCGAGTTCCTGCCGATCTCCTCCAGCGCGCATCTGCGACTCACCGCGGCGTTCGCCGGCTGGCACGATCCGGGAGCGGCGTTCACCGCCATCACCCAGATCGGCACGGAAGCCGCAGTCCTCATCTACTTCCGCAAGGACATCGTCCGGATCGTCGGCGCCTGGTTCAGGTCACTGACGGACCGCTCGATGCGGAGCGACCACGACGCGCAGATGGGCTGGCTGGTCATCGTCGGCTCCATTCCGATCGGTGTGCTGGGCGTGACGTTCAAGGACCAGATCGAGGGCCCCTTCCGCGACCTGCGGCTGATCGCCACCACGCTCATCGTGATGGGCATCGTCCTCGGCGTCGCCGACCGCCTGGCCGCCCGTGACGAGACCGGCGGCAAGCACCGGGCGGTCAAGGAGCGCAAGTCTCTCAAGGAACTGGGCATCAAGGACGGCCTGATCTTCGGCTTCTGCCAGGCGATGGCCCTGATCCCGGGCGTCTCCCGGTCCGGCGCCACGATCAGCGGCGGTCTGCTGATGGGCTACACCCGTGAGGCCGCGGCACGCTACTCGTTCCTGCTCGCGGTCCCGGCGGTCCTCGCCTCCGGCGTCTTCGAGCTGAAGGACGCGGGCGAGGGGCATGTGGCCTGGGGGCCGACGATCTTCGCCACGTTCATCGCGTTCGGTGTGGGTTACGTCGTCATCGCCTGGTTCATGAAGTTCATCACGACGAAGAGCTTCATGCCGTTCGTGATCTACCGGATCGCTCTGGGGGTCGCGCTGTTCGTCCTGGTCGGCGCGGGGTCCCTGAGCCCGCACGCGGGTGAGTCCGCGGGCTGA